From the genome of Antennarius striatus isolate MH-2024 chromosome 19, ASM4005453v1, whole genome shotgun sequence, one region includes:
- the LOC137613206 gene encoding NADH dehydrogenase [ubiquinone] 1 beta subcomplex subunit 1 — MFNLARLVRDHWVNTLVPIGFVIGCYLDRQQDGYLTAYRNKSLLYGRELKPGEEVTWK, encoded by the exons ATGTTTAACCTCGCAAGGCTCGTTCGTGACCACTGGGTGAACACCTTGGTGCCCATAGGCTTCGTAATCGGTTGTTACCTTGACAGGCAGCAGGATGGGTATCTGACAGCCTACAGGAATAAAAGTCTTCTGTACGGCAG GGAGCTGAAACCTGGAGAAGAGGTGACATGGAAGTAA
- the cpsf2 gene encoding cleavage and polyadenylation specificity factor subunit 2 — protein MTSIIKLTAVSGVQEESALCYLLQVDEFRFLLDCGWDENFSMEIIEAMKRYVHQVDAVLLSHPDPIHLGALPYAVGKLGLNCTIYATIPVYKMGQMFMYDLYQSRNNSEEFTLFTLDDVDCAFDKIQQLKYSQIVNLKGKGHGLSITPLPAGHMIGGTIWKIVKDGEEEVVYAVDFNHKREIHLNGCTLESISRPSLLITDSFNATYVQPRRKQRDEMLLTNVMETLRGDGNVLIAVDTAGRVLELAQLLDQIWRTKDAGLGVYPLALLNNVSYNVVEFSKSQVEWMSDKLMRCFEDKRNNPFQFRHLTLCHSLADLARVPSPKVVLCSQPDLESGFSRELFIHWCQEAKNSVILTYRTTPGTLARYLIDNPGEKMLDLEVKKRVKLEGKELEDYLEKDKIKKEVAKKLEQAKEVDVDSSDESDLDDDLDQPTAVKTKHHDLMMKAEGSRKGSFFKQAKKSYPMFPTHEERIKWDEYGEIIRLEEFLVPELQATEEEKSKLESGLTNGDEPMDQDLSVLPTKCISNMENLEIRARVTYIDYEGRSDGDSIKKIINQMKPRQLVIVHGPPEASLDLAESCKAFSKDIKVYTPKLQETIDATSETHIYQVRLKDSLVSSLQFCKAKDTELAWIDGVLDMRVVKVDMGVMLEEGVREEVEDGETAMDTTPEIGVEHNATAVAAQRAMKNLFGEDEKEMSEESDVIPTLEPLPPHEIPGHQSVFINEPRLSDFKQVLLREGIQAEFVGGVLVCNNMVAVRRTEAGRIGLEGCLCDDYYKIRELLYQQYAVV, from the exons ATGACTTCCATTATCAAGCTGACGGCGGTGTCAGGTGTCCAAGAAGAGTCGGCTCTCTGCTACCTGCTGCAGGTGGATGAATTCCGCTTCCTCCTTGACTGCGGCTGGGATGAGAACTTCTCGATGGAAATCATCGAAGCTATGAAACG GTACGTTCATCAGGTCGATGCTGTGCTCCTGTCCCACCCTGACCCCATTCACCTGGGCGCTCTGCCGTATGCTGTGGGCAAACTGGGTTTAAACTGCACTATCTATGCTACCATCCCTGTCTACAAGATGGGCCAGATGTTCATGTACGATCTGTATCAG TCCCGGAATAACAGTGAAGAATTCACACTGTTCACTCTTGATGACGTGGACTGCGCTTTTGATAAAATCCAGCAATTGAAGTACTCTCAGATTGTTAATCTGAAAG GAAAAGGGCATGGCCTCTCCATCACTCCTCTCCCGGCTGGTCACATGATCGGGGGCACCATTTGGAAAATTGTGAAAGACGGGGAGGAAGAGGTTGTTTATGCTGTGGATTTCAACCACAAAAGAGAGAT CCACCTGAATGGCTGCACATTGGAGAGCATTAGTCGTCCTTCCTTGCTGATAACGGATTCATTCAATGCTACATATGTACAGCCACGTCGCAAACAAAGAGATGAGATGCTGCTTA CCAACGTCATGGAGACACTTCGCGGTGACGGTAACGTCCTGATTGCCGTGGATACGGCTGGTCGCGTGTTGGAGCTGGCTCAGCTCCTCGATCAGATTTGGAGGACGAAAGATGCTGGGCTAGGCGTTTATCCTCTAGCGCTGCTGAACAACGTCAGTTATAACGTGGTGGAGTTCTCCAAGTCTCAG GTGGAGTGGATGAGCGATAAGCTCATGAGGTGCTTCGAAGACAAGAGAAACAACCCGTTCCAGTTCCGTCACCTGACCCTGTGCCACAGTCTGGCCGATCTGGCCCGGGTGCCCAGCCCCAAGGTGGTGCTGTGCAGCCAGCCCGATCTCGAGTCCGGCTTCTCAAGAGAACTCTTCATCCATTGGTGCCAAGAGGCCAAAAACTCTGTCATCCTGACGTACCGCACCACACCTGGAACCCTCGCCCGCTACCTCATCGACAACCCAGGAGAGAAGATGCTGGACCTGGAG GTGAAGAAAAGGGTGAAGCTTGAAGGAAAAGAGCTTGAAGACTACCTGgagaaagataaaataaagaaagaagtggCAAAAAAGCTTGAACAAGCAAAAGA GGTGGATGTCGACTCCAGCGACGAGAGCGATCTGGACGACGATCTGGACCAGCCGACGGCGGTGAAAACCAAACACCACGACCTGATGATGAAGGCCGAGGGCAGCCGCAAGGGCAGCTTCTTCAAACAGGCCAAAAAGTCTTATCCCATGTTCCCCACGCACGAAGAGAGAATCAAATGGGACGAGTATGGGGAAATCATCAG GCTGGAGGAGTTCCTGGTCCCTGAACTACAGgccacagaggaggagaaaagcaAACTGGAATCCGGATTGACCAACGGCGACGAGCCCATGGACCAGGATCTCTCCGTCCTTCCCACCAAATGCATCTCCAACATGGAAAATCTCGAAATCAG AGCCAGGGTGACGTACATCGATTACGAAGGTCGATCCGACGGCGATTCTATCAAAAAGATCATCAACCAGATGAAGCCCAGGCAGCTGGTGATCGTTCACGGGCCGCCCGAAGCCAGCCTGGACCTGGCCGAGTCCTGCAAGGCGTTCAGCAAGGATATCAAAGTGTACACCCCCAAACTCCAGGAGACGATAGACGCCACCAGCGAAACACACATCTACCAG GTGCGGTTGAAAGACTCCTTGGTGAGCTCGCTGCAGTTCTGCAAAGCCAAAGACACGGAGCTGGCGTGGATCGACGGCGTGCTGGACATGCGCGTGGTGAAGGTGGACATGGGGGTGATGCTGGAGGAGGGGgtgagagaggaggtggaggacggCGAGACGGCCATGGACACCACCCCCGAGATCGGCGTGGAGCACAACGCCACGGCGGTGGCGGCGCAGCGCGCCATGAAGAACCTGTTCGGGGAGGACGAGAAGGAGATGTCGGAAGAAAGCGACGTCATTCCCACCCTGGAGCCGCTGCCCCCACACGAG ATTCCAGGACATCAGTCGGTGTTCATCAACGAGCCGCGTCTGTCCGACTTCAAGCAGGTTCTGCTCAGAGAGGGCATCCAGGCGGAGTTCGTGGGGGGGGTGCTGGTGTGTAACAACATGGTGGCCGTCCGCAGG ACGGAGGCCGGGCGCATCGGCCTGGAGGGCTGCCTGTGTGACGACTACTATAAGATCCGGGAGCTGCTGTATCAGCAGTACGCCGTGGTGTAA
- the riox1 gene encoding ribosomal oxygenase 1 isoform X2, with protein sequence MERKHMSALALYQTLSSDSPPPKKASLLVSHKKKRKNGVSKISTLKTQSKPNKKKTGKKVIKSAQKEESLMETTEMQEDPGSGDAEDLHVFLSGLAEVNNSRERASRLFQWLISPVPAKSFFRETWEKKPVYVKRNNPNYYKGLFSTAEFDRILRQEDVQYGVNLDVTSYTDGTRKTHNPPGRALPFTVWDFYENGCSLRMLNPQAFSSTVWNVLSILQEHFGSMAGANIYLTPPGTQGFAPHYDDIEAFVVQLEGKKHWRVYNPRTADEVLPVFSSPNFDQAEIGKPIMEVLLEAGDLLYFPRGFIHQGECLPDTHSLHITISSYQKNSWGDLLQKVVPAAMEIAMEEDVEFRRGLPLDYLTYMGVQNSDKDDPRRKKFFSQIECLMTKLANYAPVDAAVDQKARDFLHDCLPPLLTSEELASSVKGAPTRWEQGRATDVGSQITTQTRVRLLRAGFARLCSDGEEVQLYYTTDNSRVFHKEELKSLEIKTEMPWSFLSRHIPNF encoded by the exons atggagagaaaacacatgTCTGCTTTAGCGTTGTATCAAACGCTTTCTTCAGACTCGCCTCCTCCTAAGAAGGCATCACTGCTG GTGTCGCataagaagaaaaggaaaaatggaGTCAGTAAGATCAGCACACTTAAAACTCAGTCAAAACCCAacaagaagaagacaggaaagaaAGTCATAAAGTctgcacagaaagaagaaaGCCTTATGGAAACGACTGAA ATGCAGGAGGACCCTGGCAGTGGAGACGCTGAGGATCTTCATGTTTTCCTCTCAGGCCTGGCTGAAGTCAACAACAGCAGGGAGAGAGCGAGCAGACTGTTCCAGTGGCTCATCAGCCCCGTTCCTGCCAAGTCCTTCTTCAG GGAAACGTGGGAAAAGAAGCCAGTTTACGTCAAACGTAATAATCCAAATTACTACAAGGGACTGTTTTCTACAGCGGAGTTTGATCGCATATTAAGACAG GAGGACGTTCAGTACGGAGTGAACCTGGATGTCACGAGTTACACTGACGGCACGAGGAAAACGCACAACCCTCCAGGCAGAGCTCTGCCCTTCACTGTGTGGGACTTCTATGAG AACGGCTGCTCCCTCCGCATGCTGAATCCCCAGGCTTTTTCCTCAACAGTGTGGAATGTGCTGTCCATCCTCCAGGAGCACTTCGGGAGCATGGCCGGAGCCAACAT atACCTGACACCACCTGGAACACAAGGATTTGCTCCACATTACGACGACATTGAAGCGTTTGTGGTTCAGCTGGAGGGAAAGAAACACTGGAGAGTGTACAACCCGAG GACAGCAGATGAGGTCTTGCCTGTGTTCTCGAGTc CAAATTTTGACCAGGCGGAAATCGGGAAGCCGATAATGGAGGTGTTGCTGGAAGCCGGCGACCTCCTCTATTTCCCCCGGGGATTCATCCACCAGGGAGAATGCCTCCCTGACACCCACTCCCTCCACATCACAATATCCTCCTACCAGAAGAACAGCTGGGGGGATCTGCTCCAGAAG GTGGTTCCAGCAGCAATGGAAATAGCAATGGAGGAAGACGTGGAGTTCCGACGGGGCTTACCTCTGGACTACCTGACATACATGGGAGTACAGAACTCTGACAAG GACGATCCACGCAGGAAAAAATTCTTCTCACAAATCGAGTGTCTCATGACCAAGCTGGCGAATTATGCTCCGGTTGATGCCGCCGTGGATCAGAAAGCTCGAGACTTCCTCCACGACTGCCTTCCTCCCCTGCTCACATCAG AGGAACTGGCCAGCAGCGTGAAAGGAGCACCAACCAGGTGGGAACAAGGACGCGCCACGGACGTTGGCTCACAAATCACCACCCAGACCAGAGTCAGGCTGCTGCGTGCCGGATTTGCCAG GTTATGCAGCGATGGCGAAGAAGTTCAGCTTTACTACACGACAGACAACTCCAGAGTGTTCCACAAAGAGGAGCTCAAGagtttggaaataaaaacagag ATGCCATGGAGCTTCTTATCCAGACATATCCCAAATTTTTAA
- the riox1 gene encoding ribosomal oxygenase 1 isoform X1 encodes MERKHMSALALYQTLSSDSPPPKKASLLVSHKKKRKNGVSKISTLKTQSKPNKKKTGKKVIKSAQKEESLMETTEMQEDPGSGDAEDLHVFLSGLAEVNNSRERASRLFQWLISPVPAKSFFRETWEKKPVYVKRNNPNYYKGLFSTAEFDRILRQEDVQYGVNLDVTSYTDGTRKTHNPPGRALPFTVWDFYENGCSLRMLNPQAFSSTVWNVLSILQEHFGSMAGANIYLTPPGTQGFAPHYDDIEAFVVQLEGKKHWRVYNPRTADEVLPVFSSPNFDQAEIGKPIMEVLLEAGDLLYFPRGFIHQGECLPDTHSLHITISSYQKNSWGDLLQKVVPAAMEIAMEEDVEFRRGLPLDYLTYMGVQNSDKDDPRRKKFFSQIECLMTKLANYAPVDAAVDQKARDFLHDCLPPLLTSEELASSVKGAPTRWEQGRATDVGSQITTQTRVRLLRAGFARLCSDGEEVQLYYTTDNSRVFHKEELKSLEIKTEHIDAMELLIQTYPKFLTVGSFPCDSAEDRIALAELLFEKGIIHTAEPL; translated from the exons atggagagaaaacacatgTCTGCTTTAGCGTTGTATCAAACGCTTTCTTCAGACTCGCCTCCTCCTAAGAAGGCATCACTGCTG GTGTCGCataagaagaaaaggaaaaatggaGTCAGTAAGATCAGCACACTTAAAACTCAGTCAAAACCCAacaagaagaagacaggaaagaaAGTCATAAAGTctgcacagaaagaagaaaGCCTTATGGAAACGACTGAA ATGCAGGAGGACCCTGGCAGTGGAGACGCTGAGGATCTTCATGTTTTCCTCTCAGGCCTGGCTGAAGTCAACAACAGCAGGGAGAGAGCGAGCAGACTGTTCCAGTGGCTCATCAGCCCCGTTCCTGCCAAGTCCTTCTTCAG GGAAACGTGGGAAAAGAAGCCAGTTTACGTCAAACGTAATAATCCAAATTACTACAAGGGACTGTTTTCTACAGCGGAGTTTGATCGCATATTAAGACAG GAGGACGTTCAGTACGGAGTGAACCTGGATGTCACGAGTTACACTGACGGCACGAGGAAAACGCACAACCCTCCAGGCAGAGCTCTGCCCTTCACTGTGTGGGACTTCTATGAG AACGGCTGCTCCCTCCGCATGCTGAATCCCCAGGCTTTTTCCTCAACAGTGTGGAATGTGCTGTCCATCCTCCAGGAGCACTTCGGGAGCATGGCCGGAGCCAACAT atACCTGACACCACCTGGAACACAAGGATTTGCTCCACATTACGACGACATTGAAGCGTTTGTGGTTCAGCTGGAGGGAAAGAAACACTGGAGAGTGTACAACCCGAG GACAGCAGATGAGGTCTTGCCTGTGTTCTCGAGTc CAAATTTTGACCAGGCGGAAATCGGGAAGCCGATAATGGAGGTGTTGCTGGAAGCCGGCGACCTCCTCTATTTCCCCCGGGGATTCATCCACCAGGGAGAATGCCTCCCTGACACCCACTCCCTCCACATCACAATATCCTCCTACCAGAAGAACAGCTGGGGGGATCTGCTCCAGAAG GTGGTTCCAGCAGCAATGGAAATAGCAATGGAGGAAGACGTGGAGTTCCGACGGGGCTTACCTCTGGACTACCTGACATACATGGGAGTACAGAACTCTGACAAG GACGATCCACGCAGGAAAAAATTCTTCTCACAAATCGAGTGTCTCATGACCAAGCTGGCGAATTATGCTCCGGTTGATGCCGCCGTGGATCAGAAAGCTCGAGACTTCCTCCACGACTGCCTTCCTCCCCTGCTCACATCAG AGGAACTGGCCAGCAGCGTGAAAGGAGCACCAACCAGGTGGGAACAAGGACGCGCCACGGACGTTGGCTCACAAATCACCACCCAGACCAGAGTCAGGCTGCTGCGTGCCGGATTTGCCAG GTTATGCAGCGATGGCGAAGAAGTTCAGCTTTACTACACGACAGACAACTCCAGAGTGTTCCACAAAGAGGAGCTCAAGagtttggaaataaaaacagag CACATAGATGCCATGGAGCTTCTTATCCAGACATATCCCAAATTTTTAACAGTAGGAAGTTTCCCGTGTGATTCTGCAGAGGACAGG attGCTTTGGCTGAGCTGCTGTTTGAAAAGGGGATTATCCATACTGCAGAGCCTCTGTAG